In a genomic window of Telopea speciosissima isolate NSW1024214 ecotype Mountain lineage chromosome 5, Tspe_v1, whole genome shotgun sequence:
- the LOC122661754 gene encoding dof zinc finger protein DOF5.7-like — MDNTPMKPVTGTDKTAASVRPSPDEIMKCPRCDSTNTKFCYYNNYSLTQPRHFCKTCRRYWTKGGALRNVPIGGGCRKNRRTNKSKASSSTTSSHFGGLKFFQGISPTMEFQQLGGLSSEGILPFSRFHSSTTNSVYNSNLASSIESLSYINQDLHRKLQQQRLAMVFGEEKHKDGGAGFDNQTLQAQKQPLQSISFQDLGISKQEVLTVNNGPTNMKSCMSGGATSAMEWFFENSYAPTATTTTTTTTTTTSATNLSGSNENDNTSNWNGIQAWTDLHQYSALP, encoded by the coding sequence ATGGATAATACTCCGATGAAGCCCGTCACCGGTACCGATAAGACGGCGGCATCAGTAAGACCATCAccagatgaaatcatgaaatgTCCTCGATGTGATTCAACAAACACCAAATTCTGTTATTACAACAACTACAGCCTTACACAGCCACGGCACTTCTGCAAGACATGCCGGAGATATTGGACGAAAGGAGGCGCTTTACGCAACGTTCCCATCGGCGGCGGTTGTCGAAAGAACAGAAGAACTAATAAGTCTAAGGCCTCATCATCAACCACATCATCTCACTTTGGTGGATTGAAATTCTTTCAGGGAATTTCTCCAACCATGGAATTTCAACAACTTGGTGGTTTAAGTAGTGAAGGGattctccctttctctagaTTTCATTCCTCTACAACAAATTCTGTTTATAATAGCAATCTTGCTTCTTCGATAGAGTCTTTAAGTTATATAAATCAAGATTTGCACAGGAAGTTGCAGCAACAGAGATTAGCTATGGTTTTTGGTGAAGAGAAGCATAAAGATGGTGGAGCTGGTTTCGATAACCAGACACTGCAGGCACAGAAACAACCACTACAGTCCATTTCCTTTCAGGATTTGGGGATCTCAAAACAGGAGGTTTTGACAGTTAATAATGGTCCCACGAACATGAAAAGCTGTATGAGTGGTGGTGCCACGTCAGCAATGGAGTGGTTCTTTGAGAACTCTTATGCTCCAActgccactaccaccaccaccaccaccaccaccaccacctctgcaACCAACCTCAGTGGCAGCAATGAAAATGATAATACGAGCAACTGGAATGGAATTCAAGCTTGGACGGATTTGCATCAATATAGTGCATTGCcctag